Proteins encoded in a region of the Planococcus citri chromosome 1, ihPlaCitr1.1, whole genome shotgun sequence genome:
- the LOC135833041 gene encoding esterase E4-like, which translates to MVEHVVVTINEGRVRGVKETSRFSHVEYYAFYGIPYAQPPVDNLRFQRPKKVRPWKDVLDGRTPKGGCTQYSLYVFNFIGSEDCLYVNVFTPKLPKKDRTLKPVIAMIHPGGHQWGTPDPSDYGSPDFIMHHDIVYVTIGYRLHALGFLNLGLEECSGNQGLKDIIMGLEWIQSNIKFFNGDPNNVTLLGSSSGGSVIHFLMLSPAVRDGLFHKVVIMGHYIFNPSISFREEHLDVAESLAHRLNYTDEDKNYKKMLKFLKSVQYDKFAQIMKLYESKSDTTKAAIYPSGMFLPTVDHGKDAVLPASPRELMHDMKKIPMIFGICEKEAAIGFCKKLRPNTEKYFYSIWYQNPWAWSAKIDEKGRNYITQQVQSHYLNGQADSKIPISLAIDILTDAIFCDVYDSLLDLVSSELPVYVYKFQYDAECGGLKNRVFYLIQDHIDGAIHSDDFGYWALMHKPVKEKTVQVIEMFTKLICTFARTGDPNYENLGVHWRPTTPQEQCYLNIDDNIQLIEGKLNNDRMEFWNNLRTNVLKIKEN; encoded by the exons ATGGTTGAACACGTCGTGGTCACGATAAATGAAGGAAGAGTTCGCGGAGTAAAAGAAACATCGCGATTTTCTCACGTCGAATATTACGCATTTTACGGCATCCCTTATGCACAACCACCTGTGGATAATTTACGGTTTCAG AGACCGAAAAAAGTTAGACCTTGGAAAGATGTACTTGATGGAAGAACTCCCAAAGGAGGCTGCACGCAGTACTCTTTATACGTGTTTAATTTTATTGGAAGTGAAGATTGTCTGTATGTGAATGTTTTCACTCCAAAA TTGCCCAAAAAGGACCGAACTTTGAAACCTGTCATTGCGATGATTCATCCAGGGGGTCATCAGTGGGGTACTCCGGATCCTAGTGATTATGGATCGCCTGATTTCATCATGCATCATGATATTGTGTATGTGACCATTGGTTACAGGCTTCATGCGTTGG GATTCTTAAACCTTGGTCTGGAAGAATGTTCTGGCAACCAAGGATTAAAAGATATAATTATGGGACTCGAATGGATCCAGTCAAACATAAAATTCTTCAACGGCGACCCAAATAACGTAACTTTACTGGGAAGCAGTAGCGGAGGCTCagttatacattttttaatgctTTCACCAGCAGTAAGAGAtg GATTATTCCATAAAGTTGTGATAATGGGGCACTACATTTTCAATCCTTCGATAAGTTTTCGCGAAGAGCACCTCGACGTCGCTGAAAGCCTCGCACACAGACTCAACTACACAGATGAAGATAAAAACTacaagaaaatgttgaaatttcttaaatcCGTACAATATGAcaaatttgcacaaataatgAAACTCTACGAGAGCAAAAGCGATACA ACCAAAGCTGCAATATATCCTAGCGGAATGTTTTTACCCACCGTTGACCACGGCAAAGACGCCGTCTTACCAGCATCACCCAGAGAACTCATGCATGATATGAAGAAAATCCCCATGATTTTTGGTATATGCGAGAAAGAGGCAGCCATAGGTTTTTGTA AAAAACTCAGACCAAacacagaaaaatatttttattcgatttggtACCAAAATCCCTGGGCATGGTCAgcgaaaattgacgaaaaaggTAGAAATTATATCACTCAACAAGTCCAGTCTCATTATTTGAACGGCCAAGCTGACAGCAAAATACCTATATCACTCGCCATAGAC atccTGACAGATGCAATTTTTTGCGACGTATACGACTCATTATTGGATCTAGTTTCGAGCGAATTACCCGTTTATGTCTATAAGTTTCAGTACGACGCCGAATGTGGAGGATTAAAAAATAGAGTTTTCTATTTGATACAAGATCACATAGATG GTGCGATACACTCGGATGATTTTGGGTATTGGGCTCTCATGCATAAACCAGTTAAAGAAAAAACCGTCCAAGTTATAGAAATGTTCACCAAGCTTATCTGTACTTTTGCTCGGACTGG GGatccaaattacgaaaatttgggCGTACATTGGAGACCAACGACTCCGCAGGAACAGTGTTATTTGAACATAGACGACAATATTCAGTTAATCGAAGGCAAATTGAACAACGACAGGATggaattttggaataatttaagaacgaatgttttaaaaataaaggaaaattaG